In Triticum dicoccoides isolate Atlit2015 ecotype Zavitan unplaced genomic scaffold, WEW_v2.0 scaffold192337, whole genome shotgun sequence, the genomic window CAAACAAATTTACTTTTTGGAGAAACTTGTATTGTTTTGGTTCTATTTATGATAGTGCCACTGGCCTGTTAGTTTTTTTTACATTTTTGTCATGCACACAGCAGTTAGAGTCAACTGAAGGCCTTTTTACTGACTGGGCAACTTTTGTTCAGAAAATGCCTGCAGTCACATGCATGTGCGCCCAGCGGCGGTCGCCTTGCTGCACCATAGCCAATCCTCCTCCTTTTCCGTTTCCacgctctgaaatcagagctgTAGCCTTCGCCATTGGTGGAAAAAAGGTCTCGCATTGGCGGAACAGAGAAGAGGGTTGCCACCTTTGTCCACATATTATTACCTTCGAGTAACCGTCCACTCCAGCCTCTTACGCTGATCCAGTGCCCTTGCTAGTTATGTTTCAGTCGTGTTAAGCACCCCTCCTATAGAGATAAGCACTGGTGCTAGAGAAAAACTCGGTTTATTTTACTAAGCagcttgcattgtacaaggccttactcTGCTCTGTCCTCCCTGATTCATTCCCCCAAAATACCTAGCTAGCTCGCCACTCGCTCAAGGCGCAGTGGCAGGTACAGCCATGCATGTCAATTGAGTGTTGCatagcaaaatgtagaataaataaTGACCAAAAGAGTTCTGGATTATTTAAAGCCAGTAGTGTCTGATAAATGAACGCAACTTTTTTTTTCTATTTGATTATTTCTGGGATTTTTTTTTCTGGGTACTTCAATGTGATTGCTCGAGCAGGATttgtgatgctaattttgaaagcacAATAGTTGACAGAAAGCCTCATACTCTCATGGAGATTCAAACACATGGAAAGTAGAATAAGTAAATTGTAAAGTAATTGACTACGCAACTTTATTACAGAATAAAACAGGATGATGTTATATATGGTTTTGACTGTTATAACTGATCATACCGTGAGGGTCAGGTATGCAGAATGTTTCATCCCTTTGTGAGCTGAACGCGCAGCGTTGCCCACTGAGTTCACATTGCCCGCAATTGCCACCAAAACAATACACTGTCGTCTCAGCAAAACTGAGCATTCTTTCTGCGCGTTCCTTGAAGGACAGTGAGAAGGGCGTGCCTGACATTGGGTCCTCAAGCATATACATTGGTATCAGCCGGCCACTGACGCCATCTGAGACTGGGAAAACCTTGCAGTCCAATGGAAGAATGGACATGTCTTTATAAGCAGCAACCAAATACAGGAAGAGGGTTGTGTTGCTAAGGCAGGAGACTGGGCCTGCAATGCTATCGGCATCGGCAGCAGCAGGTGTGAACTCGCTTGAACAGCATACCAGGGTTGCATACTTATATGACAAAATTGAGAACTGCCGATCAGGCAGCTGCATGCCATCGATAACATCAACTTGTCGAGACGACCATCTTCTGGAGATGGCGAGCTTCTGCTGTAGCATCAAACAGGGGTCTACAAGCGGGATGAGCTTCACCGAAGAACGTCTGTAATCTATGGCACTGACACTGTATGAGCCAAGAACTGGGTGAACTAGGATGGTGTCTTGACCAAAGCATGCTAACTTCCAGATTAATCCATCCGTGCTGCTACATCCacatgatgctgctgctgctgctgctactgctgatgTATTGCTGGACTCAAGGCAGAAAGGAAACCTGACCTCTGGACCATGTTGGCTGCAGTTGGAAGGTGGGCAGTATTTGAAGAAATCTTGATCATCCCATGCCGTGGCCAAGTAGATTCCGTGGTTGATCAGAGGCAGCAGTAGGAGGGCTATGACAAGTAATTTACTCATCTTTCCGTGCTTCTGCAACCGGGAGGGAGAAGATGTGGCAAGTAGCCAATAAAAAAGGCAGTCAGAGTTGTGCCTGAGGAGTAGATTTCAAATGCTAACACCTGCCGTGTACTAGTGGTTTGAGTGTGATTGCAGACTTGCTTCTGTCCAGTCCCTTGTTGCATGAGCAATAAATATGTTTTGATTGGCATTTTGCATtttgtggagaaaaagaattatcaTGTCATGGGACAGAAGACTTCAAGCCTCGAGTCGTCTTTTGTTCCTAGCTACACAATGGGAGAGAAATATCTTCCTCTACTTAACAGAAGACTCCGACTGGGTCGTCTTCTGTTCCTAGCTACACAATTGAGAGAATATATCCCTCTTTTACGGGGTGCGTATATACCAATTACGTCATAATCAGTATCCCAACCACACTATTAATTGGTATATACAGCTGGATATGATCAACTAGTTGATGTCGATTCCTTGCCCCCCTTGGTACTCTATAACATAAGTAACTAGGATATCAAGTCCATAGTGCATATGTGAAGCTTTCATGGGGAACCCTGGTGCATCTCATCATTCTATTACCCTACAATCCTTAACTGTCTTCTCCCTCGTTGCTGTTTTTGTAGCAGATCATCATGTCCAGGGAGGAGATGATGGATGCTCACCTTTCTCCTGTGGACATCTCCAAGACATATTGCCTCCTTTCCGTCAGCGAGGTGATCCTCTTGATTGCGGTGTTGAAGCGTACGAGCTGGGTTGTACCAGTAGCAAGGCTACAATTCACATCAACACAGGAACGTACTATGTGACTGCCATCAACTACACCGGTTCCTACTTCTCGGTCATGGATCCCAACTTCAATACCAGTAGCAGCTGCCCTCATCCACTGTGGAGTCATGTTCCTTACGTTGGAGACTACGGAATTGGTTCAATTTCACCACATGGCTTTCGGTATTTGGCCACTCAAAGTTATGACAGAGCATGTTTTGCTAATTGTTCAAGAGCAGTAATGAATAAAAGTGCATACAAGCCTGTTGCTTGCCAGAGTGCCAAAAATTCAAATGTTTATGTCTGGGTGTCTAATTCCGCACATTGTGCGGTTGAAGATCTTGAACCTTACTGTGGATACCTGGGAGAGATTCCATTTGGTGACGAGTACTCCTCTGATTGGGGACAGCTACAGAATGCAAGTTATGCAGATATCACACAATTCATAAGTAAGGGGTTTACTGTCCAATTTCCTGTGGACACCATTTACAGGGGGCCTTCTACTTCTGTGATGTTAAGAAAGAACATCAATTTATGCCTCAACAATTCAATCAGGTGATCACCCCGTTGTTCCATTTCCTCCCGAGTTTAGTTTCTCACCTCCCTATTCTCTTGAATAATTGACTTGGGGCTGTTAAGCCAACCTGACGGTGGCAGCCTGCATTATAATTTATTTACAATTGTATGATTTGCAGCTACTTCAAGGAGCAAATATCTGGCACAAGCATTGTTAATTGGACTCATGCTATTTTCTGGAGTGAGGTGCACTTCTTAGAATGCGTGACTGGGAGCTCTAACGATAATGACTACTACACAACAAAGTTGGTTTTGATTGTTGCAACCATAGTATCTGCTATTGCTATCCCCCAGTTCTTTTTTGGTACGTGAGAATTGTATACACATTTGACGCTCGAAAAAGAATTTACATTCTTTTAACTTATGTCCATATCTGTCGACTTGTTGTGCAGTACTGTGCAGGTTCTTGTTGGCACCCCTGGCTGTATGGATATTCCTAGCCTACAAGTACATGAAAACAAGGATCATAATTGATGCAGTTGAGAAGTTCCTCAGGATTCAACAAATGATTGGCCCGACGAGGTACTCCTACACAGATATAGTTGCAGTACCAAGCCATTTCAGAGATAAATTGGGCCAAGGGGGCTACGGCACTGTGTACAAGGGCGTGCTACTCCCAGGCGGTGTCCATGTCGCCGTGAAGATGCTAGAGGGCAACTCAAACTGCAATGGAGAAGATTTCATCAGCGAGGTCTCCACCATCGGCAGGATCCACCACGTCAACGTGGTGCGTTTGGTGGGGTTCTGCTCGGAGGAAATGAG contains:
- the LOC119344910 gene encoding LEAF RUST 10 DISEASE-RESISTANCE LOCUS RECEPTOR-LIKE PROTEIN KINASE-like 2.4, whose translation is MGNPGASHHSITLQSLTVFSLVAVFVADHHVQGGDDGCSPFSCGHLQDILPPFRQRGDPLDCGVEAYELGCTSSKATIHINTGTYYVTAINYTGSYFSVMDPNFNTSSSCPHPLWSHVPYVGDYGIGSISPHGFRYLATQSYDRACFANCSRAVMNKSAYKPVACQSAKNSNVYVWVSNSAHCAVEDLEPYCGYLGEIPFGDEYSSDWGQLQNASYADITQFISKGFTVQFPVDTIYRGPSTSVMLRKNINLCLNNSISYFKEQISGTSIVNWTHAIFWSEVHFLECVTGSSNDNDYYTTKLVLIVATIVSAIAIPQFFFVLCRFLLAPLAVWIFLAYKYMKTRIIIDAVEKFLRIQQMIGPTRYSYTDIVAVPSHFRDKLGQGGYGTVYKGVLLPGGVHVAVKMLEGNSNCNGEDFISEVSTIGRIHHVNVVRLVGFCSEEMRRALVYEYMPHGSLDKYIFSTEKSFSWDKLNEIALGIARGINYLHQGCDMQILHFDIKPHNILLDNNYIPKVADFGLAKLYPRGDSFVPLSAMRGTIGYIAPEMISWSFGVISSKSDVYSFGMLLLEMAGGRRNADPNMGSSSQAYYPSWVYDQLTQEEAGEISPVAVDMHELEKKLCVVGLWCIQMRSRDRPTMGEVIEILEAGADGLQMPSRPFFCDEGHIHVEDSYQFTSELTAVSEEEFSAVSEEDDV